The genome window CCTGGCCGCGACGCTGGGCAGCGCCGTGCCGCAGCCGGCGATCGGGCTGGCCGTGGACCGCTGGCGGCTCTCCTGGCTGGCGGGGGCCGGGGTGGCGCTGGCCGGGCTCGGGGTGGGCCTGTCGGGGCTGGCCGGCAGCTATCCGCTGGTCTGGGCGCTGGTGCTGCTCTCCGGGCTCGGGGTGGCGATGTTCCACCCGGCGGCCGGCAAGGCGGCCCGGGAGGCGGCGGGGGAGAGCACCGCGGCGATGAGCGTCTTCGCGGCCGGCGGCAGCGTGGGCTTCTTCCTGGCCCCGGTGCTGGCCACGCCGCTGCTGGTGGCCTGGGGCGTGCGGGCCACCGCGGTCTTCCTGCTGCCCGCGCTGGCCATGGCCGTGGTGCTGCACCGGCGGCGCGACCGCCCGGCGGCACTGGCCGGCGGGGCCGCGCGGCGCGCGGGGAAGGACCGCTGGGGGCCGTTCCTGGTGCTCACCGGGGTCGAGGTGGTCCGCTCGGTGGTCTTCTCCGGAATCAACACGTTCATCGAGCTGTACTGGCTGCGCCACCTGCACTCCTCGCACCTGCTCGGCGGGGCGGCGCTGACCTGCTTCCTGGCCGGCGGGGTGGCGGGGACCCTGGGGGGCGGCCGGCTGGCGGACCGGATCGGCATGGTCCGCACCGCGCAGTGGGGCACCGCGCTGACCGTCCCGGCGCTGCTGGCGCTGCGGCTGACCCCGGGTCAGTACCCGCCGCTGCTGTTCGCGGTGCTGACGGGGGCCGCGCTGAACCTGCCGTTCGCGGTGCTGGTCAAGCTGGGGCAGGACTACCTGCCGAACCGGCCGGGCACGGCGGCCGGGGTGACGCTGGGTCTGGCGGTGAGCATCGGCGGGCTGATCGCGCCGCTGCTCGGGCTGGTGGCCCAGGGGCACGGGCCGCAGGGGGTGCTGGCGGTGCTGCCGGCGGTGCCGGTGCTGGGGGTGCTGCTCGGGGTCTTCCTCAAGGAGCCGGGACGGTCATCGGCGAGTCCGGCAGGTCCCGGTGGCGCCGCACCGGGGACAGCAGCAGGGTCGCCGCGGCCAGCGGGACACCCGCGCAGCTGAGCCACATCGCCGGGCCCAGGCCCAGCGTCTGGCCGAGCACGCCGGCCAGCAGGGCGCCCAGCGGCATCGTGCCGTAGACCACGACGGCGGTGGTGGCACTGATCCGGCCGAGCAGTTCGGCGGGCACGTAGCGCTGGTTGAAGGTGGCCCGCAGCACGTTGCCGGCCACCACTCCGGCCGAGACGGTCATCCCGCCGGCCAGGTAGCAGAGCGTCCCGGCGCCCCGGCCGGTGAGCGGGATCAGCAGGACCGGCGCCGGCAGCACCAGTTGGAAGAGGAGCGTCGCCCGGGCGGTGCCGAGCGCGGCGCCGACCCGGCGGGCCACCGCCGCGCCGCCGATGCCGCCGACGCTGGCGGCGGCGACGAGGACGCCGATCAGGCCCTGGGAGAGGTGGACCCGGTCCAGCAGGAAGATCACCAGGATCGACTGGTAGGCGGTCAGCGCCAGGTTGGACAGCCCGCCGAAGCAGAGGAAGGCGCGCAGCCAGCGGTCCCGCAGCACCAGCCGCAGCCCCTCGCCGACCTCCTGGCGCAGGCTGCGCCGGGCCGCCGACGGCCGTTCCTCGCGCGCCTTGATCCGGGAGGTGCTGAGCAGCGAGACCAGGAAGGTGGCGGTGTTGGCGAGCAGGCCGTTGACCGGCCCGAAGGCCTGGGCGAGGGTGCCGCCGGTGCCGAGCCCGAGCAGTTGGGCGGCGGAGGCGCTGCCGTGCAGCTTGGCGTTGCCCTCGGCGCGGTCCGGCTCGGGGACCACGGCGGGCAGCAGTGCGGTGTAGGCGGTCTGGAAGAAGACGCCGGAGGTGCCGGCCAGGAGGGCGACCACGAGCAGCTGCGGCAGGCCGAGCACGCCGAGCGCGCCGGCCACCGGGACGGAGAGGTAGAGCAGCAGCGAGCAGAGTGCCGAGACCAGCATCACGGTGCGGCGGGGCAGCCGGTCCACCCAGGCGCCGGCCGGCAGGCCGACCAGCAGCCAGGGCAGCCAGGCGGCGGCGGTCAGCGAGCTGGTGGCGAGCGGTCCGGCGTGCAGCACGGCGGCGGCGGTCAGGGGTAACGCCAGGCCGGTGACCGAGGAGCCGTACTTGCCGCTGACCTCGCCGAGGTACAGCATCCGGAAGTCGCGGTTGCGGCGCAGCAGGCCGGGGGTGCGGCCGGGCCGGGTGGCCGGGCGCTGGGCGAGCAGGGTCATCGCGGGTCCTCGTCGGTGTCGTCGAGCATCGACAGGGTCTGGAACTGGATCAGCACGGGGCGGGCGTCCGGTGGCACCGGCGCGTCCGGGTCGGGCACGTGACGCCGGATCACTTCGAGGATCTCGGCGCCGAGCGCGGAGAGCTGGGCGGGCGTCATCCGCACGTCGCCCCAGTCGGACATGTTCCCGGCGCCCACCCACTCCGGCGGGACCGGTGAGGCCAGTGCCCGGGCCGCGCGCCGGAAGCTGCGCTCCAGGTAGTGGCGCTTGTAGACGTCCAGCGCGGCGCTGGTGGCCGGGTCCGGGACGAGTTCGGCGGAGTTCACGTTGAGGGGGGTGCGCACCCGGCGCCACCAGCGCTCGCGCTTGGTGCCCCGGCCGTGCTCCTCCTCGATGAAGCCGTGCTCGGCGAGGTGGCGCAGGTGCCAGCTGACCGTGCCGGTGTTCTCGCCGAGCCGGTCGGCGAGCCGGGCGGAGGTGGCCGGGCCCTCGTCGGTGAGCAGGTCGAGGATCCGCATCCGCAGCGGGTGGGCGAGCGCCCGCAGGCTGCGCGGATCGACGGTGCGGCCGGGGGGCCGCTGGGGGGTGGGTTCCTCGTTCACGGCACAGACACTAGCTTGCAGAGAGTTCTCTGCATAGGGATATCTGCAGAGAACTCTCTGCAAGTTGCCGTCAGCGCGTGTTCGCCGCCGCGTCACCGGTGGCGCGTACCGTGTCGGTGATGGACGACGCGATGATCGACGACCCGCAGGGTGACGACCTCACGACCGACGACTGGGCCGACGCCCGCTGGGTGCCCGAGCCCGACAAGCGGCCCGGCCGCACCGCCTTCCAGCGCGACCGCGCCCGGGTGCTGCACTCCGCGGCCCTGCGCCGGCTGGCCGGCACCACCCAGGTGGTCGCCCCGATGCGCAGTGACTTCCCCCGCACCCGGCTCACCCACTCGCTCGAATGCGCCCAGGTCGGGCGGGAGTTGGGGGCCGCGCTGGGCTGCGACCCGGACCTGGTGGAGACCGCCTGCCTGGCCCACGACCTGGGTCACCCGCCGTTCGGCCACACCGGCGAGGAGGCGCTCAACGAGGCCGCGGCGGCCTGCGGCGGCTTCGAGGGCAACGCCCAGTCGCTGCGCATCCTCACCCGGCTGGAACCCAAGCGGTTCGCCCCGCTGGACGAGCAGCCGGCCCGGCTCGCCCCCTGGCCCGGCCGCAGCGTCGGCCTCAACCTGACCCGGGCCGCGCTGGACGCCGCCACCAAGTACCCCTGGTCGCGCGGCGGCCACCCCACCGACCCGGACTCGTCCAAGTTCGGCGTCTACGCCGACGACCTGCCGGTCTTCCGCTGGCTGCGCACCGGCGCCCCGCAGGGCCGCAAGTGCTTCGAGGCCACCGTGATGGACTGGTCCGACGACGTCGCCTACTCCACCCACGACGTGGAGGACGGCATCTACGCCGGCCACATCGACCCCGCCGCGCTGCGCAGCCCGCAGGAGCGGGCCGGGCTGTTCGCGGTCGCCGAGCGGTACGCCCCGGGCACCGGGCCGGCCGAGTTCGCCGCCGCGCTGGACCGTTTGCTGGCCGAGGAGTGGTGGCCGCGCGGCTACGACGGCACGCCGCGCTCCCGGGCCGGCCTGAAGGACCTGACCAGCCAGCTGATCGGCCGGTTCTGCCAGGCCGCCGAGCAGGCCACCCGGGCCCGCTACGGCCCGGGCCGGCTGACCAGGTACGCGGCCGAGCTGGTGGTGCCGCGCGAGGTGCGGCTGGAGTGCGCGGTGCTCAAGGCGGTCGCGGTGCGCTACGTGATGCAGCGCGACGAGCAGGCCCAGCTGCGGGCCCGCCAGCGGGTGGTGATCGGCGAGCTGGCCGAGCAGCTGTGGCGGCGGCTGGCGGCCGGCGACCCGACCGAGCTGGATCCGGTCTTCCACGCCCAGTACCGGCACGCCCCCGACGACGCGGCCGCGCTGCGCGCCGTGGTCGACCAGATCGCCAGCCTCACCGACGCCTCCGCGCTGGCCCTGCACGCCCGGCTGACCGGTGCGGGGGCCGCCGCCGGCTGACCGGCCGGCACCACCGCGGTTCGCCGGGCGGACCACGTAGAATTCCGGGGTGGCCGGGCGGATCAGGGACGAAGACGTACAGCGAGTGCGCGACGCGCTGCCCATCGACGTGGTCGTCGGCGACTACGTGCAGCTCACCAACGGTGGCGGCGGCCAGCTGAAGGGCGTCTGCCCGTTCCACGACGAGAAGTCCGCCTCCTTCTACGTCAGTCCGAGCAAGGGCGTCTTCCACTGCTTCGGCTGCCAGGAGAGTGGCGACACGATCTCCTTCCTGATGAAGATCGAGCACTTCTCCTTCGCCGAGGCCGTGGAGCGGATGGCCGCGCAGGCCAACATCACGCTCCGCTACGAGGAGGGCGGCTACTCCAGCCGCGGCCAGCAGGGCGAGCGGACCAGGCTGGTCGAGGCGCACAAGGCCGCCGCCGCCTACTACCGCGAGCAGCTGGAGGGGCCGGAGGCGGAGATCGGCCGGGCCTTCCTGGCCGAGCGCGGCTTCGACGCGGCCGCCGCCGAGCGGTTCGGGGTCGGCTACGCCCCGGCGGGTTGGGAGCACCTGGTCCGCCACCTGCGGGGCAAGGGCTTCACCGACAAGGAGATCCTGCAGGGCGGCCTGGCCTCGCAGGGCCAGCGCGGCGGCCTGATCGACCGGTTCCGCGGCCGGCTGGTCTGGCCGATCCGGGACGCGGCGGGCGAGGTGGTCGGCTTCGGCGCCCGCCGGCTGCGCGAGGACGACAACGGGCCGAAGTACCTGAACACCCCCGAGACCCCGATCTACAAGAAGTCGCACGTCCTCTACGGCATCGACCTGGCGAAGAAGGAGATCGCCAAGTCCGGCCGGGCGGTGGTGGTCGAGGGCTACACCGACGTGATGGCCTGTCACCTCGCGGGCGTGACCACGGCGGTGGCCACCTGCGGCACCGCGTTCGCCGAGGACCACATCAAGATCATCCGCCGCCTGCTGATGGACACCTCGGCCTACCGGGGCGAGACCGTCTTCACCTTCGACGGCGACGCGGCCGGCCAGAAGGCCGCGCTGCGCGCCTTCGAGGACGACCAGAAGTTCGCCGCCCGCACCTCGATCGCGATCAGCCCCGGCGGCATGGACCCGTGCGAACTGCGGCTGGCCCAGGGCGAGGAGGCGGTCCGCGAGCTGATCGCCAACCCGGTGCCGCTGTTCGAGTTCGCGCTGCGCAGCACGGTCGCCCGGCACCGGGTGGACTCGGCCGAGGGCCGGGCCGCCGCGCTGGAGGAGGCCGCGCCGATCGTCGCGAAGATCAAGGACCCGTCGATCCGGCACGAGTACGCCGTCCAACTGGCCGGCCTGCTCGGCATCCTGGACGAGCAGTTCGTGGTCCGCCGGATCGCCCAGATCTCCCGCTGGC of Kitasatospora viridis contains these proteins:
- a CDS encoding MFS transporter; the encoded protein is MTTTTTMTTAAGGGTGIWRRMRVWGAAHAVDDLYQGLVPAVVPYFVLERGYGYVAAGGLTLAATLGSAVPQPAIGLAVDRWRLSWLAGAGVALAGLGVGLSGLAGSYPLVWALVLLSGLGVAMFHPAAGKAAREAAGESTAAMSVFAAGGSVGFFLAPVLATPLLVAWGVRATAVFLLPALAMAVVLHRRRDRPAALAGGAARRAGKDRWGPFLVLTGVEVVRSVVFSGINTFIELYWLRHLHSSHLLGGAALTCFLAGGVAGTLGGGRLADRIGMVRTAQWGTALTVPALLALRLTPGQYPPLLFAVLTGAALNLPFAVLVKLGQDYLPNRPGTAAGVTLGLAVSIGGLIAPLLGLVAQGHGPQGVLAVLPAVPVLGVLLGVFLKEPGRSSASPAGPGGAAPGTAAGSPRPAGHPRS
- a CDS encoding MFS transporter encodes the protein MTLLAQRPATRPGRTPGLLRRNRDFRMLYLGEVSGKYGSSVTGLALPLTAAAVLHAGPLATSSLTAAAWLPWLLVGLPAGAWVDRLPRRTVMLVSALCSLLLYLSVPVAGALGVLGLPQLLVVALLAGTSGVFFQTAYTALLPAVVPEPDRAEGNAKLHGSASAAQLLGLGTGGTLAQAFGPVNGLLANTATFLVSLLSTSRIKAREERPSAARRSLRQEVGEGLRLVLRDRWLRAFLCFGGLSNLALTAYQSILVIFLLDRVHLSQGLIGVLVAAASVGGIGGAAVARRVGAALGTARATLLFQLVLPAPVLLIPLTGRGAGTLCYLAGGMTVSAGVVAGNVLRATFNQRYVPAELLGRISATTAVVVYGTMPLGALLAGVLGQTLGLGPAMWLSCAGVPLAAATLLLSPVRRHRDLPDSPMTVPAP
- a CDS encoding winged helix-turn-helix domain-containing protein, whose protein sequence is MNEEPTPQRPPGRTVDPRSLRALAHPLRMRILDLLTDEGPATSARLADRLGENTGTVSWHLRHLAEHGFIEEEHGRGTKRERWWRRVRTPLNVNSAELVPDPATSAALDVYKRHYLERSFRRAARALASPVPPEWVGAGNMSDWGDVRMTPAQLSALGAEILEVIRRHVPDPDAPVPPDARPVLIQFQTLSMLDDTDEDPR
- a CDS encoding deoxyguanosinetriphosphate triphosphohydrolase, with protein sequence MIDDPQGDDLTTDDWADARWVPEPDKRPGRTAFQRDRARVLHSAALRRLAGTTQVVAPMRSDFPRTRLTHSLECAQVGRELGAALGCDPDLVETACLAHDLGHPPFGHTGEEALNEAAAACGGFEGNAQSLRILTRLEPKRFAPLDEQPARLAPWPGRSVGLNLTRAALDAATKYPWSRGGHPTDPDSSKFGVYADDLPVFRWLRTGAPQGRKCFEATVMDWSDDVAYSTHDVEDGIYAGHIDPAALRSPQERAGLFAVAERYAPGTGPAEFAAALDRLLAEEWWPRGYDGTPRSRAGLKDLTSQLIGRFCQAAEQATRARYGPGRLTRYAAELVVPREVRLECAVLKAVAVRYVMQRDEQAQLRARQRVVIGELAEQLWRRLAAGDPTELDPVFHAQYRHAPDDAAALRAVVDQIASLTDASALALHARLTGAGAAAG
- the dnaG gene encoding DNA primase, encoding MAGRIRDEDVQRVRDALPIDVVVGDYVQLTNGGGGQLKGVCPFHDEKSASFYVSPSKGVFHCFGCQESGDTISFLMKIEHFSFAEAVERMAAQANITLRYEEGGYSSRGQQGERTRLVEAHKAAAAYYREQLEGPEAEIGRAFLAERGFDAAAAERFGVGYAPAGWEHLVRHLRGKGFTDKEILQGGLASQGQRGGLIDRFRGRLVWPIRDAAGEVVGFGARRLREDDNGPKYLNTPETPIYKKSHVLYGIDLAKKEIAKSGRAVVVEGYTDVMACHLAGVTTAVATCGTAFAEDHIKIIRRLLMDTSAYRGETVFTFDGDAAGQKAALRAFEDDQKFAARTSIAISPGGMDPCELRLAQGEEAVRELIANPVPLFEFALRSTVARHRVDSAEGRAAALEEAAPIVAKIKDPSIRHEYAVQLAGLLGILDEQFVVRRIAQISRWQRETPQQQRGQAVRPAPVAPPAPPQFRIDHRDPARFVERELLKLALQHPQLVSPAFDQYGEDEFPPPPYAAVRRAIAKAGGTTWGATVPGFLDLVQEAAEDARVRSLVTELTVEPVRTRRKPDELYAGEFLVKLRRASVGRRVAEVRAHLQRLGNRATPEELTPVQQELWALQQYDDNLRTRGASGL